In Primulina eburnea isolate SZY01 chromosome 3, ASM2296580v1, whole genome shotgun sequence, one DNA window encodes the following:
- the LOC140828279 gene encoding LIM domain-containing protein PLIM2b-like, whose protein sequence is MASTFTGTLDKCKACDKTVYFVDLLSADGATFHKSCFKCSHCKGTLVMSNYSSMDGVLFCKAHFEQLFKESGNFSKNFQNAKSDKDNSTSKAPTKVSAMFCGTQDKCPACHKTVYPFEKVTMEGESFHKPCFKCAHGGCHLTHSSYAALDGILYCKVHFQQLFMEKGSYQHVLDAASNKKSVMEPVEPTGNEVEINEHEQSNANNENGPDSDHEEAHE, encoded by the exons ATGGCATCAACATTTACAGGAACATTGGATAAGTGCAAGGCTTGTGACAAGACTGTTTACTTTGTCGATCTGTTGTCAGCAGATGGTGCAACTTTTCATAAATCTTGCTTCAAATGCAGTCATTGTAAAGGCACTCTTGTG ATGAGTAACTATTCCTCAATGGATGGAGTCCTGTTTTGCAAGGCTCACTTTGAACAACTATTCAAGGAGTCGGGAAATTTTAGCAAGAACTTTCAAAATG CAAAATCGGACAAGGACAATTCCACG TCAAAGGCACCAACCAAGGTCTCCGCCATGTTCTGTGGAACCCAAGACAAATGCCCTGCTTGTCACAAAACCGTGTACCCATTTGAAAAG GTGACCATGGAAGGAGAATCATTCCATAAGCCATGTTTCAAATGTGCTCATGGGGGCTGTCATCTTACGCACTCATCATATGCTGCTTTGGATGGAATCCTATATTGCAAAGTTCATTTTCAGCAACTCTTCATGGAGAAAGGAAGTTACCAACATGTCCTCGATGCAGCCAGTAACAAGAAAAGTGTCATGGAGCCGGTCGAACCCACGGGGAACGAAGTGGAAATCAATGAACACGAACAGTCGAACGCAAACAACGAGAATGGTCCCGATTCAGATCATGAGGAGGCACATGAATAA
- the LOC140826608 gene encoding bifunctional protein FolD 4, chloroplastic-like isoform X1, whose amino-acid sequence MYGKLGRKAAFATAMISNTSRSSVHGCCNGLRRVYPMTNVHAAPTRSPLAPASRTFNTDAPLVVKEGSAKIIDGNSVARDIRDEIATEISKMKEYSGVVPGLGVILVGDRKDSATYVENKKIACEAVGINSYNVHLPEDSSEQEVLKYISVFNDDPLVHGILVQLPLPSHMNEQNILNAVHIEKDVDGLNPLNIGLLAILDREPLFVPCTPKGCIELLHRYGVSIEGKRAVVVGRSNIVGLPAALLLQREYATVTVIQPGTINPGEMTREADILISAVGQPHMVKGSWIKHGAVVIDVGINPVEDNSSPRGYRMVGDVCFEEASKIASAITPVPGGVGPMTIAMLLSNTLSSAKRANKYFQNGNRSANAIKNWSTVWSETNCKTGGTKNW is encoded by the exons ATGTACGGAAAACTCGGTCGTAAGGCGGCCTTCGCAACCGCGATGATCAGCAACACCAGCCGCTCCTCCGTCCACGGGTGCTGTAATGGGTTGCGCAGAGTTTATCCTATGACTAATGTCCACGCGGCGCCTACTCGAAGCCCTTTGGCTCCCGCAAGTAGAACTTTTAACACGGATGCCC CTTTAGTGGTCAAAGAGGGGTCCGCTAAGATTATTGATGGAAATTCAGTGGCCAGAGACATCAGAGATGAAATAGCTACTGAAATATCAAAGATGAAGGAATATTCAGGGGTTGTTCCTGGACTGGGAGTCATTCTTGTTGGGGACCGAAAAGATTCTGCAACTTACGTAGAAAACAAGAAGATAGCCTGCGAAGCTGTAGGAATAAATTCCTATAATGTGCACTTACCTGAAGACTCCTCAGAACAAGAAGTCCTAAAGTATATCTCAGTGTTCAATGATGATCCTTTAGTCCATGGcattcttgttcagttgcctttaCCTTCT CATATGAATGAGCAGAATATATTAAATGCTGTTCACATTGAAAAGGATGTGGATGGACTCAACCCGCTGAACATTGGTCTTTTAGCCATTTTAGATAGAGAACCTTTATTTGTTCCATGTACCCCCAAAGGATGCATAGAGTTATTGCatagatatggtgtttctatcGAGGGAAAGAGGGCTGTTGTAGTTGGCAGGAGTAATATAGTGGGATTGCCTGCTGCTCTTCTTTTGCAA AGGGAATATGCCACAGTCACTGTCATTCAGCCAGGAACAATAAATCCCGGGGAGATGACTAGAGAAGCTGATATTTTAATCTCAGCCGTGGGTCAGCCACACATGGTTAAAGGTAGTTGGATCAAGCATGGTgcggttgtcattgatgttggaATTAATCCCGTTGAG GATAATAGTAGCCCACGAGGCTATCGAATGGTGGGAGATGTGTGTTTCGAGGAAGCAAGCAAAATTGCTTCAGCTATCACCCCAGTCCCTGGTGGAGTTGGACCGATGACCATAGCAATGCTTCTCTCAAATACACTTAGCTCAGCCAAGAGAGCTAATAAATATTTCCAAAATGGGaacagatctgccaatgctatcAAGAACTGGAGCACTGTATGGTCCGAAACAAACTGTAAAACTGGAGGAACAAAGAATTGGTAA
- the LOC140826608 gene encoding bifunctional protein FolD 4, chloroplastic-like isoform X2, giving the protein MYGKLGRKAAFATAMISNTSRSSVHGCCNGLRRVYPMTNVHAAPTRSPLAPATLVVKEGSAKIIDGNSVARDIRDEIATEISKMKEYSGVVPGLGVILVGDRKDSATYVENKKIACEAVGINSYNVHLPEDSSEQEVLKYISVFNDDPLVHGILVQLPLPSHMNEQNILNAVHIEKDVDGLNPLNIGLLAILDREPLFVPCTPKGCIELLHRYGVSIEGKRAVVVGRSNIVGLPAALLLQREYATVTVIQPGTINPGEMTREADILISAVGQPHMVKGSWIKHGAVVIDVGINPVEDNSSPRGYRMVGDVCFEEASKIASAITPVPGGVGPMTIAMLLSNTLSSAKRANKYFQNGNRSANAIKNWSTVWSETNCKTGGTKNW; this is encoded by the exons ATGTACGGAAAACTCGGTCGTAAGGCGGCCTTCGCAACCGCGATGATCAGCAACACCAGCCGCTCCTCCGTCCACGGGTGCTGTAATGGGTTGCGCAGAGTTTATCCTATGACTAATGTCCACGCGGCGCCTACTCGAAGCCCTTTGGCTCCCGCAA CTTTAGTGGTCAAAGAGGGGTCCGCTAAGATTATTGATGGAAATTCAGTGGCCAGAGACATCAGAGATGAAATAGCTACTGAAATATCAAAGATGAAGGAATATTCAGGGGTTGTTCCTGGACTGGGAGTCATTCTTGTTGGGGACCGAAAAGATTCTGCAACTTACGTAGAAAACAAGAAGATAGCCTGCGAAGCTGTAGGAATAAATTCCTATAATGTGCACTTACCTGAAGACTCCTCAGAACAAGAAGTCCTAAAGTATATCTCAGTGTTCAATGATGATCCTTTAGTCCATGGcattcttgttcagttgcctttaCCTTCT CATATGAATGAGCAGAATATATTAAATGCTGTTCACATTGAAAAGGATGTGGATGGACTCAACCCGCTGAACATTGGTCTTTTAGCCATTTTAGATAGAGAACCTTTATTTGTTCCATGTACCCCCAAAGGATGCATAGAGTTATTGCatagatatggtgtttctatcGAGGGAAAGAGGGCTGTTGTAGTTGGCAGGAGTAATATAGTGGGATTGCCTGCTGCTCTTCTTTTGCAA AGGGAATATGCCACAGTCACTGTCATTCAGCCAGGAACAATAAATCCCGGGGAGATGACTAGAGAAGCTGATATTTTAATCTCAGCCGTGGGTCAGCCACACATGGTTAAAGGTAGTTGGATCAAGCATGGTgcggttgtcattgatgttggaATTAATCCCGTTGAG GATAATAGTAGCCCACGAGGCTATCGAATGGTGGGAGATGTGTGTTTCGAGGAAGCAAGCAAAATTGCTTCAGCTATCACCCCAGTCCCTGGTGGAGTTGGACCGATGACCATAGCAATGCTTCTCTCAAATACACTTAGCTCAGCCAAGAGAGCTAATAAATATTTCCAAAATGGGaacagatctgccaatgctatcAAGAACTGGAGCACTGTATGGTCCGAAACAAACTGTAAAACTGGAGGAACAAAGAATTGGTAA